The Pseudoalteromonas carrageenovora IAM 12662 DNA window AAGAGCGCCGCCTAGCGTATGTAGGTATTACTCGAGCGCAGCAAGAGTTGACACTAACGTATGCAAAAATACGTCGTCAATTTGGAGAAACATCGCAAACGGAGCTAAGCCGGTTTGTACAAGAGTTACCGCAAGACGATTTAGCATTTGAGAACAAAAAAGCGCCCAACACTCAAGCTGAACGAATGGAAAAAGGCCAAGCTCGTGTTGCAAACTTACGGGCTATGCTTAAAAAGCCAGAGTAGCTTAACTTAGCTGTGACTGAGACACCGCAGATATGCCTTGTGCATGTGTGAGCGTGTGTTGCTTACCTACAAAAAAGGCTAGTCCGTGCTTATCTAATAGGGCTCTAAAATTAAGTATAGATGGGCCTTTAGCAATTACTTTCATATTCTTAAGTTTGGTAATTGCTAGTACACCTTGTAGCTGTAAATCAACGCTATCTTGTTGTAAAACACGTTTACTAAATGTGGAGCTAAGCAGTAAGTAATCGAAATTTATATCGGTTAGTAAGTTTAGCTCGCATCTATCTTTAGCAAAGTTATTCAGCCCAATAGAAAACCCTAACTGAGGTAGCTTTTTAAGGTTTTCTATTTGTGTTGCACTAGCATGGCGAATTTCTTGCTCATCAAATAACAAGCAAAGCTGGCTTAAGCCTTGTTGTTTATTTAATACATCGGTAAAAACAATAAACTCTAACTGTTCAAGTAAATTACTTGAACATGGCACTAGTGCCATTGCTACATTGGCACTGAGTGCTTGTGAATAGGCCTGCTGCAACAATTCTAATTCAACTTGTACATGCTGATCTTTATCTGTTGCAAACTTTTTCAAAATATCAAAACTAGTGCAACCTAAGACGGGGTGTTCGCCAAAGGCTTCAAATAAAGACTCTGATTGAAATTGCTCATTGAGCGTAATAATTTCGCTACTTCTAAAATGCATTGGCAGTAGGTCTAGATGATGAAGTGTCTGCGATTCTTGTGTAGGAATTGATTGAGTTAATAATGGATGAAACAGCTCGTAGCGGTCACGACCTGAATTTTTAGCATAATACATGGCGGCATCAGCATCACGGATAATTTCATCGGTGTGAATATATTGTGGTTGTGAAAAGGTCACACCAATACTTGCGCCACTTTGTATACACGTACCTTTGCTACAAAATGGTTTTTTCATTATATCAATAATACGATTAGCAACGTCTTCAGCTTGCTGTGGCTCAGTTAAGTGGGTTAATAAAATAACAAACTCATCGCCACCTAAGCGCGCTAGTAAATCGTGTTCACGTATACAATGCGCAAATAAATCACCTACGCTTATTAAAAATTGATCGCCAGCTTGGTGTCCTAACTGATCGTTTATATTTTTAAATTTATCTAAATCAATAAATAAAACTGCAAAATGATGATCGGGAAAACGCTGATAGTGCTGCAGTGTTTTCTCTAGTTGCGTTAAAAATAAGCTGCGGTTAGGTAAGCCGGTTAACGAGTCGTGATGAGCATCGTGATAAAGTTGTTGCTCAATTTTTTTACGTTCATCTATTTGCATCTGTAAGTGCAGATTAGCTTGCTGAAGCTCTTTTGTTTTTTCGCTAACTCTAAACTCAAGCTCTTGGTGACTTTTTTCAATCGCTTGATTGGCAAGCTTGGTTTGTAAAACAGCAGCAATTTGATGCGATACAAAGGTAATTAGTTCACAATCGTCTTGGCTAAAAATATGTTTATTATTATATGCTTGGCAAACTATTAAGCCTATTACACCTTGTGATGTTTTAAGAGGAGCACCTAGCCAACTCGTTGCTTTTTGCTCTAAAGGTACAGGGGCTGAGCGCTGTACAACGCCGCTTTTTAATAGCTCCTTAGCTCTACAAGGGTGTATGAGCTGCGTTTGCTCAGTGCTAATTACTAACTCGCTATAACCTTTAGCAAAACGTCGAGGCTTTGCTACATCTCTAAACTCATCAGCGTAATAGGGAAAGTCTATCCAACCGCTTTCTTTGTTATATAGCGCGATATATAAATTGTCGGCATAGGTAATGGTTTTTATTATTTGATGTATTTGAACGTAAGCGTCATCAAGGTTTTTTGCTTGTGTGGCAAGTTCAGAAATTTTAAATAATATTTGTTGTCGTTGTAGCGCGCGCTTTCTCTGCTCTACTTCAATATTCAATGCATCATTACTTTGCGTAAGTGCACGGGTACGAATTTTTACTTCTGATTCAAGTAACTCACGTTTTTTTACACGCTCAATTGCCGTTGCTAAATAAAGTGACATAACTTCTAAGAGCTGTATTTGCCCAGAGCTATACCCTTGTTGGGTATCGTAGCTTTGTGCGGCAAGTACGCCAATAATATTTTTTTCTTGATAAACCGGAACGCCTACCCAATGCTCCGCAGGTGTACCTAATGCTTTAAATAAGCCATTTTCTGCGGCTTGTTGCATTTGTTTTTTTGTAAAATAAGCGGTTTTACCTTGCTTAAATACATAACCCGTAGCCCCCTCATCAAAACTATTTGATTGGTTGAGCGCTACAGCAATACCGTCTTTCTCATCTGAAAAATAAGATAGTTCCAATGAGTTGTTATACGAATTAGAAAGCACGACATAAAAGCTTTTACTCGGTACATATTTTTGCAATATATCGTGGATGGCAGGATAAAGTAGGGTTAGCTCGGCAACAGTACTCGCTTGCTCTGATAATTGTATCAGAGCACTTTGTAGATGGTGAGATTGCTTGTACTTTTCTAATAGCGCTTTGAGCTTTTTATTTTGGTGCGCTAATTTACTCGGTACATTGGGTTTATCTTCCAATGACGTTGACCGACTGTTTTTATTGTATAGTTATTGCTCTTATAATTTCACTTTTAAGGGGACGGGTCAAGTAGCTATTGTGGTAAAAATGCGGCTAAAAGCGTTAAAAAGGCATTAAAAAAGGCCTACCTAGGGTAAGCCTTTTTACATAACTAAATATGTTTACTTAGATGTCATGAAATCGATAGCAGCGCTAATCTCGTCATCAGAACAATCCATACAAGTACCTTTAGGAGGCATTGCATTAAAACCATTAAGTGCATGCTCAAGTAAAGTGTCTTTACCTTTAGCTATACGTGGAGCCCAATCATCAGCTGATTTAGGCGCACCTAATGCACCAGTACCATGACATGCAAAACAAGCACCTTGGTATACTTGCTCACCTGAACGTGGGCCTGTTGGCTCAGCAGCAACAGCTGCTTTGTCGCCTTCAAGGTATACAGCACCAACCGGCGCGAGACGTTTTTTAATTGCATCTTCAGTCATAGACTTATCATATGGCTGTGCGTATGCGGTGGTTGCTAGCATTACTAATACTGCAGCTGTTAGTTTTTTCATTTTGCCTTGCTCACTTCGATTTGAACGTGATCAATCACGATTATAGATGACGGAAATTAAACCGATTATAACTCTCTGAAGCAATTTATAAAACGCTAAGAGACTATTTTATTAATAAAACTGGCTAATTTTTGCGTTAACGCAATAAAATTTAAAAATTAACGTTACTTTGCAAAGTAAATAAACAAAGTTAATTAGCTACATTACAAGCGGTCACTTTAAATTAGTCCAACGACAATACGCAGCGTACAAGCTTTGCGATCCCTGCATCGGCTTCAACAAGCGATTGCGCAAGCATATAAGCAGGAGTGGTTACTAATTTATTTGGCTGATCAATTACAATATCATCAACTGCACAGTTTACATGCTTAGCGCCAAGTGATGTTAATGCATTTGCTGTGTCTTCATCAGTGCCGATAGTAAGTGAAGCACCTTCATAAATAAAGGGGATCAAAGCTGGAGCTATACACATATAACCAGCCGGTTTTTTTGCTTTTGCAAATGCTTTACCTGCTTCAAGTACTTCAGTGTTGATAGTGGCATTTGTACCGTTAATAGCAAAGTCACATAAGTTTTTTGCCGCTCCAAAACCACCCGGAACAATTAGCGCATCAAATTGTTGTACGTCTAATTCTTTCAGCGCTTTTATATCGCCTCTGGCAATACGTGCAGATTCTACAAGTACATTACGAGTTTCGGGCATTTCTTCACCCGTTATATGGTTTAAAGTGTGATGCTGTGTTATATCTGGTGCAAAGCACTGATAACTAGCATCATTTTTAGCTATGTGCAAAAGGCTAAGTACGGCTTCATTAATTTCGCTACCATCAAAAACACCAGACCCTGCTAAAATTACGGCTACTTTTTTCATGCTTTTGTGCTCCTTAAATCATTTTTATAAGTCGATTGGATGAAGTCTAACATGCCCAAAATTTCTCGCTAAAATAAATTTTTAGTATAAAAAGCATTCGCTGCGCAAGCTATTTTGCGGTTTATGCCATTTGCGATCACTTCGCCTTTAAAAAAATTATAAAGGATCGCTATGATCTTTGATCCATTATGCTAGAATACTCCTCCGGTTATTTAAATGGATACAAATAATCAAAGTGACTAACAGCGGATGTAACAGTTAGAAAACCTTTTTCCACATTGGTTTAAAATAATAAAAAAAGAACCTCGTATTATCTTTTTTAAACAAAAACAAACAGTTAAAGTATTTTCTAAGCATTTTATATTGCTTCGGAAGAATAGATTGTGGCTGTTATCTACATACTTATCCACAGCTTGCTCTAATTTATATACCACGACGGATGATAATTCACAGTCGTTTTATTTACTGCCTTATGGCATGCTTACAATTACCTTAATTTTTTGTATTTAGGATCCAAATTCACCATGGCTCAGATCCCCGAAAACCCACTAATTTTAGTTGATGGCTCTTCATATTTATTTCGTGCTTATCATTCTCCGCCGCATTTGACTAATTCAAAAGGCGAGGCTACCGGGGCTATTTACGGTGTGATCAACATGCTTAAAAGCCTAATCAGACAATATGATCCGTCGCACATGGTAGTGGTGTTTGATGCCAAAGGTAAAACCTTTCGTAATGATATGTATAGCGAGTATAAAGCTAACCGCCCGCCTATGCCGGACGACTTACGCACGCAAATAGCACCAATACACAGCATTATTAAAGCAATGGGTTTTCCGCTTATTAGCATTGAAGGTGTTGAAGCCGATGATGTAATTGGGACCTTTGCACGCATAGCATCAGAGCAAAAACGTCATGTACTCGTTTCAACGGGTGATAAAGATATGGCTCAGCTTGTAAATGAGCATGTAACACTTATTAATACCATGACCGACAGTATTTCAGACCCACAAACCGTAGTAGAAAAATTCGGTGTAGGCCCTGAGCTAATTATCGATTATTTAGCATTGATGGGTGACAAGGTTGATAACATACCGGGTGTTGAAGGATGCGGTCCTAAAACAGCTGTTAAGTGGCTTCAAAAATACGGATCGCTTCAAGGTGTAATGGATAACGCTGGTGACATTAAAGGTAAAATTGGTGAAAAGTTAGCAACGGCGCTTGATCACCTGCCTTTAAGTTATGAGCTTGCAACAATAAAATGTGATGTTGAGGTTGAATCTGATCTTGATACCTTTAAGCTCCAAGAGCCAAATAAAGATGAGTTAATTGCATTATATGGTGAATGCGAATTTCGTCGTTGGTTAGCAGAATTATTGGATGATCCTAAAACCGCAGATACACATATAGATGTGCCTACTGAGGCAAATGAGCTGCCAAAAGTAGAAGATGCACATTACGAAACTATTTTAACCGAATCACAATTTGATACGCTTATTGAGCAGTTAAATAGTGCTGATTTATTTGCGTTTGATACCGAAACAACCAGCCTTGATTATATGCAAGCGCAGTTAGTCGGTATGAGCTTTTCAGTAAAAGCGGGTGAAGCAGCTTACTTACCTGTTGCGCACGACTACCCAGGAGCACCTGAGCAATTAAGCCTTGAGTTTGTAATGCAAAAACTTGGGCCAATTTTAGCTGATGCAAATAAAGCCAAAGTAGGACAAAATCTTAAGTACGATAAAAGTGTGCTGGCTAATGCCGGTTATGAACTTAACGGTATTAAGTTTGACACTATGCTTGAGTCGTACGTATTTAATAGCGTAG harbors:
- a CDS encoding sensor domain-containing diguanylate cyclase codes for the protein MEDKPNVPSKLAHQNKKLKALLEKYKQSHHLQSALIQLSEQASTVAELTLLYPAIHDILQKYVPSKSFYVVLSNSYNNSLELSYFSDEKDGIAVALNQSNSFDEGATGYVFKQGKTAYFTKKQMQQAAENGLFKALGTPAEHWVGVPVYQEKNIIGVLAAQSYDTQQGYSSGQIQLLEVMSLYLATAIERVKKRELLESEVKIRTRALTQSNDALNIEVEQRKRALQRQQILFKISELATQAKNLDDAYVQIHQIIKTITYADNLYIALYNKESGWIDFPYYADEFRDVAKPRRFAKGYSELVISTEQTQLIHPCRAKELLKSGVVQRSAPVPLEQKATSWLGAPLKTSQGVIGLIVCQAYNNKHIFSQDDCELITFVSHQIAAVLQTKLANQAIEKSHQELEFRVSEKTKELQQANLHLQMQIDERKKIEQQLYHDAHHDSLTGLPNRSLFLTQLEKTLQHYQRFPDHHFAVLFIDLDKFKNINDQLGHQAGDQFLISVGDLFAHCIREHDLLARLGGDEFVILLTHLTEPQQAEDVANRIIDIMKKPFCSKGTCIQSGASIGVTFSQPQYIHTDEIIRDADAAMYYAKNSGRDRYELFHPLLTQSIPTQESQTLHHLDLLPMHFRSSEIITLNEQFQSESLFEAFGEHPVLGCTSFDILKKFATDKDQHVQVELELLQQAYSQALSANVAMALVPCSSNLLEQLEFIVFTDVLNKQQGLSQLCLLFDEQEIRHASATQIENLKKLPQLGFSIGLNNFAKDRCELNLLTDINFDYLLLSSTFSKRVLQQDSVDLQLQGVLAITKLKNMKVIAKGPSILNFRALLDKHGLAFFVGKQHTLTHAQGISAVSQSQLS
- a CDS encoding c-type cytochrome, coding for MKKLTAAVLVMLATTAYAQPYDKSMTEDAIKKRLAPVGAVYLEGDKAAVAAEPTGPRSGEQVYQGACFACHGTGALGAPKSADDWAPRIAKGKDTLLEHALNGFNAMPPKGTCMDCSDDEISAAIDFMTSK
- the elbB gene encoding isoprenoid biosynthesis glyoxalase ElbB, with amino-acid sequence MKKVAVILAGSGVFDGSEINEAVLSLLHIAKNDASYQCFAPDITQHHTLNHITGEEMPETRNVLVESARIARGDIKALKELDVQQFDALIVPGGFGAAKNLCDFAINGTNATINTEVLEAGKAFAKAKKPAGYMCIAPALIPFIYEGASLTIGTDEDTANALTSLGAKHVNCAVDDIVIDQPNKLVTTPAYMLAQSLVEADAGIAKLVRCVLSLD